A stretch of the Musa acuminata AAA Group cultivar baxijiao chromosome BXJ2-7, Cavendish_Baxijiao_AAA, whole genome shotgun sequence genome encodes the following:
- the LOC135585540 gene encoding uncharacterized protein LOC135585540 isoform X2, whose product MGEEGEVVVICEAEDNCEGRSTGSSRSPSRKRGLQELDLNEDLMTEGSDEEEEEGSDDDDGGSTTEVAGGGSSSNNSSTNINNDGNSNINEGGNTAEGSSERVPSVRQYNRSKTPRLRWTPDLHLSFVHAVERLGGQDRATPKLVLQMMNVRGLSIAHVKSHLQMYRSKKLDDSGKEKSIISSVLSPMDLHLRRGDRLHEMLYHRTASYQPFRMENGGYFASRSMHGPDRLYNLLQPPQYQQPLELKPGRLGLHEWTFNQQRATRDGYFNERGPAKGSLHDMILNKEGKAFTSRWFDVRDTVTGKGNPRTENQLLDQRNGAQTMEIGSRIGSFDWIGSSTRPLVKGVPVNPVSTGSVVACAGSSNDYNKSRSNLYDPFVINSTKHQFDDPFRLERQPASKPTPNLADVFGRREAPPTDVKRLRMTTPRDWSHNLQLSFGSDSVNDGADDKKPPEAEEANCVLSLSLSLSPPASGQHEEDKPEMEFLRTGSSKKKAVLGPSTLDLTMSIKALE is encoded by the exons ATGGGCGAAGAGGGGGAGGTGGTGGTGATCTGCGAGGCTGAGGATAACTGTGAGGGGAGGAGCACAGGAAGTAGCCGATCGCCTAGCCGGAAGAGGGGATTGCAGGAACTTGACCTCAACGAGGATCTGATGACGGAAGGCAGcgatgaagaagaggaggaaggaagcgaTGACGATGATGGGGGAAGCACTACCGAGGTGGCCGGAGGAGGGAGCTCCAGCAACAATAGCAGCACTAACATCAACAACGACGGCAACAGCAACATCAACGAGGGTGGCAACACTGCTGAGGGAAGTAGCGAGCGGGTGCCATCTGTTAGGCAATACAACAGGTCTAAAACACCGAGGTTGCGATGGACGCCGGATCTCCACCTCTCGTTTGTTCATGCCGTCGAGAGGCTCGGCGGGCAAGACA GGGCGACTCCAAAGTTGGTTCTTCAGATGATGAATGTGAGAGGGCTAAGTATAGCTCATGTAAAGAGCCATCTCCAG ATGTACCGAAGCAAGAAGCTCGACGACTCCGGGAAAGAGAAGTCCATAATTTCTTCAG TTCTATCGCCAATGGATTTGCACTTGAGGAGAGGTGATCGACTTCATGAGATGTTATATCACAGAACAGCTTCGTACCAGCCCTTCAGAATGGAGAATGGAGGCTACTTCGCATCGAGGAGCATGCATGGACCGGACCGTCTTTACAACCTTCTGCAGCCACCACAGTACCAGCAGCCACTTGAGCTGAAGCCCGGCAGATTAGG GCTCCATGAGTGGACGTTTAACCAGCAAAGGGCGACAAGAGATGGCTACTTCAACGAACGAGGCCCTGCGAAGGGATCCTTACATGACATGATCCTCAACAAGGAAGGCAAGGCATTCACGTCCCGTTGGTTCGACGTGAGGGATACCGTCACCGGAAAAGGGAACCCGAGAACCGAGAACCAGTTGCTGGACCAGAGAAATGGAGCTCAGACAATGGAGATCGGTAGCAGGATCGGAAGCTTCGATTGGATTGGGAGTAGCACTCGACCCCTCGTCAAGGGAGTCCCTGTGAACCCGGTCTCTACTGGTTCTGTGGTGGCATGTGCGGGCAGTAGCAACGACTACAACAAGAGTCGATCGAACCTCTACGATCCGTTTGTCATCAACAGTACCAAACACCAATTCGACGACCCATTTAGACTTGAG AGGCAACCAGCGAGTAAACCAACGCCCAACCTTGCAGACGTGTTTGGCAGACGAGAGGCTCCTCCGACGGATGTGAAGAGGCTCAGGATGACTACACCGAGAGATTGGAGCCATAACCTGCAACTCAGCTTCGGATCGGACTCGGTAAACGACGGGGCCGATGACAAGAAGCCACCTGAAGCTGAAGAAGCGAACTGTGTGCTCTCCCTTTCACTTTCACTTTCACCCCCTGCTTCCGGGCAGCACGAAGAAGACAAGCCGGAAATGGAGTTCTTACGGACAGGTAGCAGCAAGAAGAAGGCCGTTCTGGGGCCGAGTACTTTAGATCTGACCATGTCGATCAAGGCGTTGGAGTGA
- the LOC135585540 gene encoding uncharacterized protein LOC135585540 isoform X1 → MGEEGEVVVICEAEDNCEGRSTGSSRSPSRKRGLQELDLNEDLMTEGSDEEEEEGSDDDDGGSTTEVAGGGSSSNNSSTNINNDGNSNINEGGNTAEGSSERVPSVRQYNRSKTPRLRWTPDLHLSFVHAVERLGGQDRATPKLVLQMMNVRGLSIAHVKSHLQMYRSKKLDDSGKEKSIISSVLSPMDLHLRRGDRLHEMLYHRTASYQPFRMENGGYFASRSMHGPDRLYNLLQPPQYQQPLELKPGRLGLHEWTFNQQRATRDGYFNERGPAKGSLHDMILNKEGKAFTSRWFDVRDTVTGKGNPRTENQLLDQRNGAQTMEIGSRIGSFDWIGSSTRPLVKGVPVNPVSTGSVVACAGSSNDYNKSRSNLYDPFVINSTKHQFDDPFRLELQRQPASKPTPNLADVFGRREAPPTDVKRLRMTTPRDWSHNLQLSFGSDSVNDGADDKKPPEAEEANCVLSLSLSLSPPASGQHEEDKPEMEFLRTGSSKKKAVLGPSTLDLTMSIKALE, encoded by the exons ATGGGCGAAGAGGGGGAGGTGGTGGTGATCTGCGAGGCTGAGGATAACTGTGAGGGGAGGAGCACAGGAAGTAGCCGATCGCCTAGCCGGAAGAGGGGATTGCAGGAACTTGACCTCAACGAGGATCTGATGACGGAAGGCAGcgatgaagaagaggaggaaggaagcgaTGACGATGATGGGGGAAGCACTACCGAGGTGGCCGGAGGAGGGAGCTCCAGCAACAATAGCAGCACTAACATCAACAACGACGGCAACAGCAACATCAACGAGGGTGGCAACACTGCTGAGGGAAGTAGCGAGCGGGTGCCATCTGTTAGGCAATACAACAGGTCTAAAACACCGAGGTTGCGATGGACGCCGGATCTCCACCTCTCGTTTGTTCATGCCGTCGAGAGGCTCGGCGGGCAAGACA GGGCGACTCCAAAGTTGGTTCTTCAGATGATGAATGTGAGAGGGCTAAGTATAGCTCATGTAAAGAGCCATCTCCAG ATGTACCGAAGCAAGAAGCTCGACGACTCCGGGAAAGAGAAGTCCATAATTTCTTCAG TTCTATCGCCAATGGATTTGCACTTGAGGAGAGGTGATCGACTTCATGAGATGTTATATCACAGAACAGCTTCGTACCAGCCCTTCAGAATGGAGAATGGAGGCTACTTCGCATCGAGGAGCATGCATGGACCGGACCGTCTTTACAACCTTCTGCAGCCACCACAGTACCAGCAGCCACTTGAGCTGAAGCCCGGCAGATTAGG GCTCCATGAGTGGACGTTTAACCAGCAAAGGGCGACAAGAGATGGCTACTTCAACGAACGAGGCCCTGCGAAGGGATCCTTACATGACATGATCCTCAACAAGGAAGGCAAGGCATTCACGTCCCGTTGGTTCGACGTGAGGGATACCGTCACCGGAAAAGGGAACCCGAGAACCGAGAACCAGTTGCTGGACCAGAGAAATGGAGCTCAGACAATGGAGATCGGTAGCAGGATCGGAAGCTTCGATTGGATTGGGAGTAGCACTCGACCCCTCGTCAAGGGAGTCCCTGTGAACCCGGTCTCTACTGGTTCTGTGGTGGCATGTGCGGGCAGTAGCAACGACTACAACAAGAGTCGATCGAACCTCTACGATCCGTTTGTCATCAACAGTACCAAACACCAATTCGACGACCCATTTAGACTTGAG CTACAGAGGCAACCAGCGAGTAAACCAACGCCCAACCTTGCAGACGTGTTTGGCAGACGAGAGGCTCCTCCGACGGATGTGAAGAGGCTCAGGATGACTACACCGAGAGATTGGAGCCATAACCTGCAACTCAGCTTCGGATCGGACTCGGTAAACGACGGGGCCGATGACAAGAAGCCACCTGAAGCTGAAGAAGCGAACTGTGTGCTCTCCCTTTCACTTTCACTTTCACCCCCTGCTTCCGGGCAGCACGAAGAAGACAAGCCGGAAATGGAGTTCTTACGGACAGGTAGCAGCAAGAAGAAGGCCGTTCTGGGGCCGAGTACTTTAGATCTGACCATGTCGATCAAGGCGTTGGAGTGA